The proteins below come from a single Mycobacterium parmense genomic window:
- the rpmF gene encoding 50S ribosomal protein L32 — MAVPKRRMSRANTRSRRAQWKATKTELVGVTVAGQKHKVPRRLLKAARLGLVDLDRR; from the coding sequence ATGGCCGTACCCAAGCGCAGGATGTCGCGCGCAAACACCCGAAGCCGGCGCGCGCAGTGGAAGGCCACCAAGACCGAGCTCGTGGGTGTCACCGTGGCGGGCCAGAAGCACAAGGTGCCGCGCAGGCTGCTCAAAGCGGCGCGTCTCGGCCTCGTCGATCTGGACCGGCGCTGA
- the mprA gene encoding two-component system response regulator MprA: MRILVVDDDRAVRESLRRSLSFNGYSVELAHDGVEALEMIAGDRPDALVLDVMMPRLDGLEVCRQLRSTGDDLPILVLTARDSVSERVAGLDAGADDYLPKPFALEELLARMRALLRRTKPDDDAESVAMKFSDLSLDPVTREVTRGQRQISLTRTEFSLLEMLIANPRRVLTRSRILEEVWGFDFPTSGNALEVYVGYLRRKTEADGEPRLIHTVRGVGYVLRETPP; the protein is encoded by the coding sequence GTGCGGATACTTGTCGTCGACGACGATCGCGCGGTGCGTGAGTCGCTGCGCAGGTCACTTTCCTTCAACGGTTACTCGGTAGAGTTGGCCCATGACGGGGTCGAGGCCCTGGAGATGATTGCCGGCGATCGGCCCGACGCGCTTGTCCTCGACGTGATGATGCCGCGTCTGGATGGCCTCGAGGTGTGCCGCCAGCTGCGCAGCACTGGCGACGACCTGCCCATTCTGGTGCTCACCGCCCGCGACTCGGTCTCCGAACGGGTCGCGGGCCTCGACGCGGGCGCCGACGACTACCTGCCGAAGCCGTTCGCACTCGAAGAGCTGCTGGCGCGGATGCGGGCGTTGCTGCGCCGCACCAAGCCCGACGACGACGCCGAATCCGTGGCGATGAAGTTCTCTGATCTTTCCCTGGATCCCGTGACACGCGAGGTCACCCGCGGGCAACGTCAGATCAGCCTGACCCGCACCGAGTTCTCGCTGCTGGAGATGCTCATCGCCAATCCGCGGCGGGTGCTCACCCGCAGCCGCATCCTCGAAGAGGTGTGGGGGTTCGACTTCCCCACGTCGGGCAACGCTCTCGAGGTCTACGTCGGATACCTGCGCCGCAAGACCGAGGCCGATGGCGAGCCCCGCCTGATTCACACCGTGCGCGGCGTCGGCTACGTCCTGCGGGAGACGCCGCCGTGA
- a CDS encoding HAMP domain-containing sensor histidine kinase produces the protein MIGSPRRGRAPLRAPSSLSLRWRVMLLAMSMVAMVVVLMAFAVYAVISAALYSDIDNQLQSRAQLLIASGSLAADPGKAIEGTAYSDVNAMLVNPGHAIYTAQQPGQTLPVGSAEKAVIRGELFMSRRTAGDQRILAIHLPNGCSLLISKSLKPTEAVMLKLRWVLLIVGGIGVAVAAVAGGMVTRAGLRPVARLTEATERVARTDDLRPIPVFGSDELARLTEAFNLMLRALAESRERQARLVTDAGHELRTPLTSLRTNVELLMASMEPGAPRLPEQEMAELRADVLAQIEELSTLVGDLVDLTRDDAGQVVHETVDMSEVVDRSLERVRRRRNDIHFDVEVIPWQVYGDAAGLSRAVLNLLDNAAKWSPPGARVGLTMRQLDPSHAELVVADHGPGIPPQERRLVFERFYRSTTARAMPGSGLGLAIVKKVVLNHGGLLRIEDTVPGGQPPGTSIYVLLPGRPVPMSDYPAGYPLPGDDTDSVEEDTQTDPAVPIVGDIANSRESANVVSVDSQSARAR, from the coding sequence ATGATCGGGTCCCCCCGGCGCGGGCGCGCACCCCTGCGGGCTCCCAGCTCGTTGTCCCTGCGGTGGCGGGTGATGCTGCTGGCGATGTCGATGGTGGCGATGGTGGTGGTCCTGATGGCCTTCGCCGTCTACGCGGTGATCTCGGCCGCGCTGTACAGCGACATCGACAACCAGCTGCAGAGCAGGGCGCAGTTGCTGATCGCCAGCGGATCGCTGGCCGCCGACCCGGGCAAGGCCATCGAGGGCACGGCCTACTCCGACGTCAACGCGATGCTGGTGAACCCCGGCCACGCGATCTACACGGCGCAGCAGCCGGGCCAGACGCTGCCGGTCGGTTCCGCGGAGAAGGCCGTCATCCGCGGCGAGTTGTTCATGTCGCGGCGCACGGCCGGCGATCAGCGGATCCTTGCCATCCACCTGCCCAACGGCTGTTCGTTGCTGATCTCCAAGAGCCTCAAGCCGACCGAGGCGGTGATGCTGAAATTGCGCTGGGTGCTGCTGATCGTCGGTGGCATCGGCGTCGCGGTCGCCGCGGTGGCCGGCGGCATGGTCACCAGGGCAGGCCTGCGTCCCGTGGCCCGGCTGACCGAGGCCACCGAGCGGGTGGCCCGCACCGACGACCTGAGGCCCATTCCGGTGTTCGGCAGCGACGAATTGGCCAGGCTGACCGAGGCTTTCAACCTGATGCTGCGGGCGCTGGCGGAATCCCGGGAACGGCAGGCGCGGCTGGTCACCGATGCCGGGCACGAACTGCGCACCCCGCTGACCTCGCTGCGCACCAACGTCGAGCTGCTGATGGCGTCGATGGAACCGGGTGCGCCGCGGCTGCCCGAACAGGAGATGGCGGAGCTGCGTGCCGATGTGCTGGCGCAGATAGAGGAATTGTCAACGCTGGTAGGCGATTTGGTGGACCTCACTCGTGACGACGCCGGCCAGGTGGTGCACGAGACGGTCGACATGTCCGAGGTGGTCGACCGCAGTTTGGAGCGGGTCAGGCGGCGGCGCAACGACATTCACTTCGATGTCGAGGTGATCCCGTGGCAGGTGTACGGCGACGCCGCCGGGCTGTCGCGTGCGGTGTTGAACCTGCTGGACAACGCGGCCAAGTGGAGCCCGCCGGGCGCGCGTGTGGGCTTGACGATGCGGCAGCTGGACCCGTCGCACGCCGAGCTGGTGGTCGCCGACCACGGCCCGGGAATCCCGCCGCAGGAGCGTCGTCTGGTCTTCGAACGTTTCTACCGCTCAACGACGGCGCGTGCGATGCCGGGGTCGGGGCTGGGGCTGGCGATCGTCAAGAAGGTGGTGCTCAACCACGGTGGGCTGCTTCGCATCGAAGACACCGTGCCGGGAGGCCAGCCCCCGGGGACGTCCATCTACGTGCTGCTCCCCGGTCGCCCGGTGCCCATGTCGGATTACCCTGCGGGCTATCCGCTGCCCGGCGACGACACGGACTCGGTCGAAGAGGACACTCAGACCGACCCAGCGGTACCGATTGTCGGCGACATCGCGAATTCTCGGGAATCGGCGAACGTTGTCTCAGTGGACTCTCAGTCCGCGCGGGCAAGGTAG
- a CDS encoding S1C family serine protease, whose amino-acid sequence MTNDPRYSPPPQQPGYGPAPHQHGPVPGHAGNPPYAQGHRQPYSQQFDWRYQPQQNPQYRQPYEPFGGPGRMPGGSGTGPISGGPTGGGPVPGMLPPMPPPGQKKSRAGALTAGALAIAVVSAGIGGAAATAVELGTHSATISGGRVIAGGAPSVPAANMPPGSVEQVAAKVVPSVVMLETDMGRQSEEGSGIILSADGLILTNNHVIAAANPKAAPGGPGTPGGPAGPTGPGGPGGGPGGPAPKTTVTFSDGRTAPFTVVGADPTSDIAVIRVQGVSGLTPISLGSSSDLRVGQPVVAIGSPLGLSGTVTTGIVSALNRPVSTTGESGNQNTVLDAIQTDAAINPGNSGGALVNMNGQLVGVNSAIATLGADSPDAQSGSIGLGFAIPVDQAKRIADELISTGKATHASLGVQVTNDKGSPGAKIVDVVQGGAAAAAGVPKGVLVTKVDDRPINSADALVAAVRSRAPGDKVSLTFQDPAGGGSRTVQVTLGKADQ is encoded by the coding sequence ATGACGAATGACCCGAGGTATTCGCCACCGCCGCAGCAGCCGGGGTATGGTCCCGCGCCCCATCAGCATGGGCCCGTCCCCGGCCACGCCGGCAACCCGCCCTACGCTCAGGGGCATCGGCAACCGTACAGCCAGCAGTTCGACTGGCGCTATCAGCCGCAGCAAAACCCCCAGTACCGCCAGCCCTACGAGCCGTTCGGTGGCCCCGGCCGCATGCCCGGCGGCTCCGGGACGGGCCCGATCAGCGGGGGCCCCACCGGCGGCGGTCCCGTTCCGGGCATGCTGCCCCCGATGCCGCCGCCGGGCCAAAAGAAGTCTCGCGCAGGGGCTCTGACCGCAGGCGCGCTGGCGATCGCGGTGGTTTCGGCCGGAATCGGCGGCGCCGCGGCGACGGCCGTCGAGCTCGGCACGCACTCGGCCACCATCAGTGGCGGCAGGGTGATCGCGGGGGGAGCCCCCAGCGTCCCCGCCGCCAACATGCCGCCGGGCAGTGTCGAACAGGTCGCCGCGAAGGTGGTGCCCAGCGTCGTCATGTTGGAGACCGACATGGGCCGCCAGTCCGAGGAGGGCTCCGGCATCATCTTGTCCGCCGACGGGCTGATCCTGACCAACAACCACGTCATCGCCGCCGCCAACCCGAAGGCGGCTCCCGGCGGCCCCGGCACACCCGGTGGACCTGCCGGCCCCACCGGCCCCGGGGGTCCGGGCGGCGGGCCGGGTGGGCCGGCGCCGAAGACGACCGTGACGTTCTCCGACGGTCGCACCGCACCCTTCACCGTCGTCGGCGCCGACCCCACGAGCGACATCGCCGTCATCCGGGTGCAGGGCGTATCCGGCCTCACCCCGATCTCGCTGGGCTCGTCGTCGGATCTGCGCGTCGGCCAGCCGGTCGTGGCCATCGGGTCACCGCTGGGTCTGTCGGGCACGGTGACCACCGGTATCGTCAGTGCCCTGAACCGGCCGGTGTCCACCACCGGCGAGTCGGGCAACCAGAACACGGTGCTCGACGCCATCCAGACCGACGCGGCGATCAACCCCGGTAACTCCGGCGGCGCACTGGTCAACATGAATGGCCAACTCGTAGGCGTGAATTCGGCGATCGCGACCCTGGGTGCCGACTCACCCGACGCGCAGAGCGGGTCCATCGGGCTCGGTTTCGCGATCCCGGTCGACCAGGCCAAGCGCATCGCCGACGAGTTGATCAGCACCGGCAAGGCGACGCACGCCTCGCTGGGCGTGCAGGTGACCAACGACAAGGGCAGCCCCGGCGCCAAGATCGTCGACGTCGTACAGGGCGGTGCCGCCGCGGCCGCCGGAGTGCCCAAGGGCGTGCTCGTCACGAAGGTCGACGACCGCCCGATCAACAGCGCGGACGCACTGGTTGCCGCCGTGCGCTCCAGAGCGCCCGGCGACAAGGTGTCATTGACCTTTCAGGACCCGGCCGGCGGCGGTAGCCGCACCGTGCAGGTCACCCTCGGCAAGGCGGATCAGTGA
- a CDS encoding MogA/MoaB family molybdenum cofactor biosynthesis protein, protein MRLDEPSATGLSELGYTVAPMETGAELMVGRALVVVVDDRTAHGDEDHSGPLVTELLTEAGFVVDGVVAVAADEVEIRNALNTAVIGGVDLVVSVGGTGVTPRDVAPEATRDILDREILGIAEAIRASGLSAGIIDAGLSRGLAGVSGSTLVVNLAGSRYAVRDGMATLNPLAAQIIGQLSSLEI, encoded by the coding sequence ATGAGACTCGATGAACCCTCGGCGACGGGGCTGTCGGAACTCGGTTATACGGTGGCACCCATGGAGACGGGTGCGGAATTGATGGTCGGCCGGGCGCTGGTCGTGGTCGTCGACGATCGCACCGCGCACGGGGACGAGGACCACAGCGGGCCGCTGGTTACCGAGCTGCTGACGGAAGCGGGATTCGTCGTCGACGGTGTGGTGGCGGTCGCGGCCGACGAGGTCGAAATCCGAAACGCGCTGAACACCGCGGTGATCGGCGGAGTAGACCTGGTGGTTTCGGTCGGCGGGACGGGCGTCACGCCGCGCGACGTCGCGCCGGAGGCGACGCGAGACATCCTGGACCGGGAGATCCTGGGCATCGCGGAGGCTATTCGGGCTTCGGGGCTGTCCGCGGGGATCATCGACGCCGGCTTGTCCCGCGGGCTGGCGGGCGTGTCCGGAAGCACGCTGGTGGTCAATCTCGCCGGTTCCCGCTATGCGGTGCGCGACGGGATGGCGACCCTGAACCCGCTGGCCGCCCAGATCATCGGGCAGCTGTCGAGCCTGGAGATCTGA
- the mscL gene encoding large-conductance mechanosensitive channel protein MscL — protein MFKGFKEFLSRGNIVDLAVAVVIGTAFTALVTKFTDSIITPLINRVGVNQHSDVSVLRISIGGGQTIDLNVLLSAAINFFLVAFVVYFFVVLPYNTLRRRGEVEQADDAQIVLLTEIRDLLAQSNDGSSGRHVGNAATNPTPSHGPRADAESP, from the coding sequence ATGTTCAAAGGGTTCAAGGAGTTTCTCTCCCGCGGCAATATCGTCGACCTGGCCGTCGCCGTGGTCATCGGTACCGCGTTCACGGCGCTGGTCACCAAGTTCACCGACAGCATCATCACCCCGTTGATCAATCGGGTCGGCGTCAATCAGCACTCCGATGTCAGCGTCCTGCGGATCAGCATCGGCGGCGGCCAGACCATCGACCTCAACGTCCTGCTGTCGGCAGCGATCAACTTCTTTCTGGTGGCGTTCGTCGTCTACTTCTTCGTGGTGCTCCCCTACAACACGCTGCGCAGGCGCGGCGAGGTCGAGCAGGCGGACGACGCGCAGATCGTCTTGCTCACCGAGATCCGGGACCTGCTCGCACAAAGCAACGACGGCTCCTCGGGCAGGCACGTGGGCAACGCGGCGACCAATCCCACCCCGAGCCACGGTCCTCGCGCCGACGCCGAATCGCCATGA
- a CDS encoding SAF domain-containing protein, whose translation MGEPSLNPILLRRLSARLRPDWTRTVLARRVAAGGCVVLAGIAAVRSDPAGDYAEVVVAGRDLSPGTALTPDDVRIEKRLAATLPGGTLPDLGAVTGLTPAGPVRRGEVLTDVRLLGSRLAEAALGSKAGAGARIVPLHLADGALVDLIRVGDVVDVLVAPAATTAGSPSAATATTRVAATDAVVVLVSPRQKLQAADGDRVVLVALPAHLANTVAGAVLGQAVTLTLH comes from the coding sequence GTGGGCGAACCCTCGCTGAACCCGATTTTGTTGCGCCGGTTGTCGGCGCGGCTTCGACCGGACTGGACCCGGACAGTGCTCGCGCGTCGTGTCGCGGCCGGCGGCTGCGTCGTGCTGGCGGGCATCGCCGCGGTGCGCTCCGATCCGGCCGGGGATTACGCCGAGGTGGTGGTGGCCGGGCGCGACCTGAGCCCGGGCACCGCGCTGACGCCCGACGACGTGCGGATCGAAAAGCGTTTGGCCGCAACACTTCCCGGTGGTACGTTGCCGGATCTGGGCGCGGTCACGGGTTTGACACCGGCCGGCCCGGTGCGGCGTGGCGAGGTGCTCACCGACGTCCGACTGCTCGGCAGCCGGCTGGCGGAGGCTGCACTCGGGTCGAAGGCGGGGGCCGGTGCGCGCATCGTGCCGCTCCATCTGGCCGACGGCGCCCTGGTCGACCTGATCCGCGTCGGCGACGTCGTCGACGTGCTGGTCGCGCCCGCAGCAACCACGGCGGGATCACCCAGCGCCGCCACAGCAACCACCAGGGTGGCGGCCACGGACGCGGTGGTGGTGCTCGTGTCGCCGAGGCAAAAGCTGCAGGCCGCTGACGGTGACCGCGTAGTGTTAGTCGCGCTGCCGGCTCACCTGGCGAACACTGTGGCGGGTGCGGTGCTCGGTCAAGCGGTCACGCTTACCCTGCACTGA
- a CDS encoding FmdB family zinc ribbon protein, translating to MPTYSYQCTECDNRFDAVQAFTDDALTTCDRCSGRLRKRFNSVGVVFKGSGFYRTDSRESGKKPAGSTNGSSTGQSGSGSGSGEKSGSGEKSGSGEKSSSNSGTTSSSTPSAAAATS from the coding sequence GTGCCGACCTACAGCTACCAGTGCACCGAGTGCGACAACCGCTTCGACGCCGTCCAGGCGTTCACCGACGATGCGCTGACGACCTGCGACCGTTGCTCCGGACGGCTGCGCAAACGCTTCAACTCCGTCGGCGTCGTGTTCAAGGGCAGTGGCTTCTACCGCACCGACAGCCGGGAGTCCGGCAAGAAGCCGGCGGGTTCCACCAACGGATCGTCAACCGGCCAGTCGGGGTCGGGCTCGGGATCCGGTGAGAAATCCGGCTCGGGTGAGAAGTCCGGCTCAGGCGAGAAGTCGAGCAGCAACAGCGGCACCACCAGCAGTTCCACGCCGTCGGCCGCGGCCGCGACGAGTTAG
- a CDS encoding 5-formyltetrahydrofolate cyclo-ligase: protein MATMSKAALRERLLAARREVADDVHAAEAGMLRERLEALDGLEKVGTGGTTVCAYVPVGTEPGSAGMLDLLLERAGRVLLPVARAADDGTALPLRWGEYRPGTLIRGRWGLLEPPEPWLPASALAEAAAVLVPALAVDRSGVRLGRGQGFYDRSLGDRHARALLIAVVRDEEVLDVVPAEPHDVRMTHALTPRRGLMSLFADRHVGE, encoded by the coding sequence ATGGCGACCATGAGCAAGGCCGCACTGCGCGAGCGGCTGCTCGCGGCGCGCCGCGAGGTTGCCGACGACGTCCACGCCGCCGAGGCCGGGATGCTCCGCGAGCGCCTGGAAGCGCTGGACGGCCTCGAAAAGGTCGGTACCGGCGGCACCACGGTGTGCGCCTATGTGCCCGTGGGCACCGAGCCGGGTTCGGCCGGGATGCTGGACCTGTTGCTCGAGCGGGCGGGGCGGGTGTTGCTCCCGGTTGCGCGCGCAGCCGACGACGGCACCGCGCTGCCGCTGCGGTGGGGCGAATACCGGCCGGGCACCCTCATCCGCGGGCGCTGGGGACTGCTCGAGCCGCCGGAACCGTGGCTACCCGCGTCGGCCCTGGCCGAGGCCGCCGCGGTGCTGGTGCCGGCGCTGGCGGTCGATCGCTCGGGCGTGCGACTGGGCCGTGGCCAGGGGTTTTACGATCGCTCGCTGGGCGATCGCCACGCGCGGGCGCTGCTGATCGCGGTCGTGCGTGACGAGGAAGTGCTCGACGTGGTGCCGGCCGAGCCGCATGACGTGCGGATGACCCACGCGCTGACACCGCGCCGTGGTCTGATGAGCCTGTTTGCCGACCGACACGTCGGGGAATGA
- a CDS encoding UTP--glucose-1-phosphate uridylyltransferase encodes MSCPKAVVPRTAIVPAAGLGTRFLPATKTVPKELLPVVDTPGIELVAAEAAEAGAERLVIVTSEGKDGVVAHFVEDLVLESTLEERGKTAMLDKVRRASQLIKVESVVQTEPLGLGHAIGCVEPTLSADEDSVAVLLPDDLVLPTGVLKQMSQVRNHYGGSVLCAIEVTPEEISAYGVFDVDPAAGGDNPDVLQVNGMVEKPKAEDAPSLYAAAGRYVLDRAVFDALRRIERGTGGEVQLTDAIALLISEGHPVHVVVHRGSRHDLGNPGGYLKAAVDFALDRDDYGPDLRRWLVARLGLSGQEPGR; translated from the coding sequence ATGTCATGCCCAAAGGCCGTGGTTCCCCGCACGGCCATCGTCCCGGCCGCCGGTCTCGGCACCCGCTTCCTGCCCGCGACCAAGACCGTGCCCAAGGAGCTGCTGCCGGTCGTGGACACGCCCGGCATCGAGCTGGTGGCCGCCGAGGCCGCCGAGGCGGGCGCCGAGCGCCTGGTGATCGTCACCTCGGAGGGCAAGGACGGGGTCGTCGCGCATTTCGTCGAGGACCTGGTGCTGGAGAGCACGCTCGAAGAGCGGGGTAAGACGGCGATGCTCGACAAGGTGCGCCGGGCGTCCCAGCTGATCAAGGTCGAGTCGGTGGTGCAGACCGAACCGCTGGGTCTCGGCCACGCGATCGGCTGTGTCGAGCCGACGCTGTCGGCCGACGAGGACTCGGTCGCGGTGCTGCTTCCCGATGACTTGGTGCTGCCGACCGGCGTCCTGAAGCAGATGTCGCAGGTGCGCAACCACTACGGCGGCTCGGTGTTGTGCGCCATCGAGGTGACCCCGGAGGAGATCAGCGCCTACGGCGTCTTCGACGTGGATCCGGCCGCCGGCGGTGACAACCCGGACGTGCTGCAGGTCAACGGCATGGTCGAGAAGCCGAAGGCCGAGGACGCCCCGTCGCTGTACGCCGCCGCGGGCCGTTACGTGCTCGACCGCGCCGTCTTCGACGCGTTGCGCCGCATCGAGCGGGGGACCGGCGGCGAGGTCCAACTCACCGACGCAATCGCGCTGCTGATTTCGGAGGGCCACCCCGTCCACGTCGTCGTGCACCGCGGATCCCGACACGACTTGGGAAATCCTGGCGGCTACCTCAAGGCTGCGGTTGACTTTGCATTGGATCGTGACGACTACGGCCCGGATTTGCGGCGGTGGTTGGTGGCGCGATTGGGCCTGAGCGGGCAAGAACCCGGGCGCTGA
- the glp gene encoding molybdotransferase-like divisome protein Glp, with protein MRSVEEQQARITAAAVAPRPIRVAIAEAQGLMCAEEVVTERPMPGFDQAAIDGYAVRSVDVLGVGEVGVDALDGPPDESADDEHVRDGLVLPVMGTIEAGARTPSRLQPRQAVRVQTGAPLPTLADAVLPMRWTDGGTSKVRVLRGAPSGAYVRRAGDDVQPGDVAVRAGTVIGAAQVGLLAAVGRERVLVHPRPRLSVMAVGGELVDISRTPGNGQVYDVNTYALAAAGRDAGAEVNRVGIVSSDPKELRDVVESQINRAEVVVIAGGVGGVAAERVRAVLSELGDMEVVRVGMHPGSVQGFGQLGREGVPTFLLPANPVSALVVFEVMVRPLIRLSLGKRQPMRRVVQARTLSPITSVAGRKGYLRGQLMRDQDSGEYLVQALGGAPGASSHLLATLAEANCLVVVPSGAEQIRTGEVVDVAFLAQRG; from the coding sequence GTGCGTTCTGTGGAGGAGCAGCAGGCTCGGATCACGGCCGCGGCGGTGGCTCCGCGGCCGATACGTGTAGCCATCGCCGAGGCGCAGGGACTGATGTGCGCCGAAGAAGTGGTGACCGAGCGGCCGATGCCCGGCTTCGACCAGGCCGCGATCGACGGCTACGCGGTACGCAGCGTCGACGTGCTCGGCGTCGGCGAGGTGGGCGTCGATGCCCTCGACGGACCCCCCGACGAGTCCGCCGACGATGAACACGTGCGCGACGGGCTCGTGCTGCCGGTGATGGGGACGATCGAAGCCGGGGCCCGCACCCCGAGCCGCCTGCAGCCCCGGCAAGCCGTCCGGGTGCAGACCGGGGCGCCGCTGCCGACGCTGGCCGACGCGGTCCTGCCGATGCGGTGGACGGACGGCGGGACGTCGAAGGTGCGGGTGCTGCGCGGCGCGCCGTCGGGCGCCTACGTGCGGCGCGCCGGGGACGACGTCCAGCCCGGAGACGTCGCGGTGCGTGCCGGCACGGTCATCGGGGCGGCCCAGGTGGGGCTGTTGGCGGCCGTGGGCCGCGAACGGGTGTTGGTGCACCCGCGCCCGCGGCTGTCGGTGATGGCCGTCGGCGGCGAACTCGTCGACATCTCCCGCACGCCGGGAAACGGGCAGGTATACGACGTCAACACTTATGCCCTGGCTGCGGCGGGCCGCGACGCCGGCGCGGAGGTCAACCGGGTCGGCATCGTCAGCAGCGACCCCAAGGAGCTTCGCGACGTCGTCGAAAGCCAGATCAATCGCGCCGAGGTTGTGGTGATCGCCGGCGGCGTCGGCGGTGTCGCGGCCGAGCGGGTGCGGGCGGTGTTGTCCGAGCTGGGCGACATGGAGGTGGTCCGGGTCGGCATGCATCCGGGGTCGGTGCAGGGTTTCGGCCAACTGGGCCGCGAGGGCGTCCCGACCTTCCTGCTGCCGGCCAACCCGGTCAGCGCACTGGTGGTTTTCGAGGTGATGGTCCGGCCGCTGATCCGGCTGTCGCTGGGCAAGCGTCAGCCGATGCGCCGGGTCGTCCAGGCTCGCACGCTGTCGCCGATCACCTCGGTCGCCGGGCGCAAGGGCTACCTGCGCGGCCAGCTGATGCGCGACCAGGACAGCGGCGAGTACCTGGTGCAGGCCCTCGGCGGGGCCCCCGGGGCGTCGTCGCACCTGTTGGCCACCCTCGCCGAGGCGAACTGCCTGGTCGTGGTGCCCAGCGGCGCCGAGCAGATCCGCACCGGTGAAGTCGTCGACGTCGCCTTCCTGGCCCAGCGCGGCTAG
- a CDS encoding GNAT family N-acetyltransferase, translated as MNLLRSNSRHPGWPLDVGPLRVPAGVVRLRAVRMRDGAQWSRIRLADRAHLEPWEPSAEGDWTARHAVAAWPALCSGLRSEARNGRMLPYVIELDGRFCGQLTIGNVTHGALRSAWIGYWVSRSATGGGVATAALALGLDHCFGPVTLHRVEATVRPENAASRAVLAKVGFRQEGLLRRYLEVDRAWRDHLLMAITAEEVDGSVAAGLVRAGHASWA; from the coding sequence GTGAACCTGCTGCGTTCGAATTCGCGTCACCCGGGCTGGCCGCTGGACGTCGGCCCGCTGCGCGTACCGGCGGGGGTGGTCCGGCTGCGCGCGGTGCGCATGCGCGACGGCGCCCAGTGGAGCCGAATCCGGCTGGCCGACCGCGCGCACCTGGAACCGTGGGAGCCCAGCGCCGAGGGGGACTGGACCGCCCGGCACGCCGTCGCGGCGTGGCCGGCGTTGTGTTCGGGTCTGCGTTCGGAAGCGCGCAACGGTCGGATGCTGCCCTACGTGATCGAGCTCGACGGGCGGTTCTGCGGCCAGCTGACCATCGGCAACGTCACGCACGGGGCGTTGCGGTCGGCGTGGATCGGATACTGGGTGTCACGCTCGGCGACCGGGGGCGGGGTGGCCACCGCGGCGTTGGCGCTCGGCCTGGACCACTGCTTCGGGCCGGTGACGCTGCATCGCGTCGAGGCCACCGTGCGACCCGAGAACGCGGCGAGCCGGGCCGTGTTGGCAAAGGTCGGGTTCCGCCAGGAGGGCCTGCTGCGGCGCTATCTCGAGGTGGACCGGGCCTGGCGGGACCACTTGCTGATGGCCATCACCGCCGAAGAGGTCGACGGATCGGTCGCGGCCGGCCTGGTCCGGGCCGGGCACGCGAGCTGGGCCTGA